In Dromiciops gliroides isolate mDroGli1 chromosome X, mDroGli1.pri, whole genome shotgun sequence, the genomic window caagtcactttgcctcagtttcctcacttgttaGGTGAAAGGGCAAGACCAAATTACCTCTGCATAGTACTTTGCAAGCTCTGACAGCTttgcctccttctcccccctcccctctttctggCCGTAGAGCCCGTCCACAGAGAAAGCAACTTATTGCCCATCAGGGAGCCTGGGCCCCACCTGGTCAGCCTGGCCAGGATCCCCAGAGGATGAAGAAGCTCGGCTCCCAGGGCAGGGCCTCTTTGCAGTTAGGAGGCACCTCTGGGGCAGCCATACGTCCCCAGGTGAGCATCCATGGGCAGATTGAGGCCCAAGAGGTAGTCCCTTGTTTGGGTCACCTGTGAGCTCCACTGGgggaagtcacagcctctcctggCAAATGGTGGGgatgctggggggaggggcaggaaggagagCCTAGGCTCAAAGTTAGCTCACTGCTCACCTCCTCTCCCCACAGAATTTGTCCATAATCTGGAGTACTTCCGATCTCACAATCTTCGACCACCCTTCACCTATGCCACTCTCATCCGCTGGGTAAGCCACCTTGTCCTTGGACCCTGACTTCAAACACTCTAACCCTCAATTCAGACCCTGAACCCGCCTTGACTTCAGCCTCAAGCTCAGCCCCAAACTGAAACCCTATGGTGACCCTACCCCCGGAAGTCACCTCCAACTAAGTTCAACAGATACAGATCTCACTGTGGAGTACAGAGAAAAACCACCTGCCCTCACCAGCAACCATTCTGTTCACATGGTCCCAGCCAAGAAAGGAACAGCAAGCTAGCTGGAGGAAGAAGGGCCAGGGGCAGCCCAGGGCAGCCCCTGAGCTCAGCCTGGGAGGAGGCCAGCTCACCTTAGAGGGAGTTTTGCTCTTGGTATTCCTCTCTTCAACTTCAGACTCAGCCAGCTTCAAAAGCAGCTGCGCCTCCAACCCCAATTCTGCCTAGTCACCTCCACTCATTACCCAGCCTCTAAGGTCTAACTTGCCCTACCCTAACCTGACCCCCAGCCTTTGACCCTGACCTGACAGGGCCCACTACTCCATTTCTAATTTCCAGCCCATGTCTAATTTGAACTCCTACCAGACTGCAGACTGCCCCTAAACCCAATCCTCTTTCTCTGCTGGATTTGGTGTCTATTTGAAAATCTGGGGTTGAGCCACAGCTTTGCTCTTGGGGCATCTTTGGCTAAGTCTTTTCCTGTCCGTGGGCCTCAGTCTacccctctgtaaaataagaggttctTCCTTTGGATGCTATTCTCTCCTGACTCTGCCAAAACTGAGCTCTCCAAGGACCCCCCTGACCCAGGGGCTCTAGGAATAGTGAGGGAGCACtccaaggagggaaggagggatgtcTCCCAACAGCCTCCCTTGCCCACAGGCCATATTGGAAGCCCCTGAGAAACAGCGGACGCTCAATGAGATCTATCACTGGTTCACCCACACCTTTGCTTTCTTTCGGACCCATCCAGCTACCTGGAAGGTAAGCACATGTCTGAACAGCAGAGACGAGAGCAcctgtgtgtgcatgcgtgtacTTAGGGGGCCTGGCCTTGAGTAGGCCTTGGATACTTGATTCTCCTTGGCCTAAAGAGCCTTGTCTTAAAAGGTCCTGGAGCCCAGGAAGCTCATGAGGAGAACTGTGAAGTTCAGGTGTCCTCATTTCCCACAGAATGCCATTCGGCACAACCTGAGTCTGCATAAGTGCTTTGTCCGGGTGGAGAATGAGAAGGGGGCGGTGTGGACTGTTGACGAGTTTGAGTTCCGAAAGAAGAGAAGTCCGAGGCCCAGCAGGTACCCAGACAGCCTTAGCTTGAGCCCCACAGCCCACATTTTGTTAGGAGCCCCTGGCCTTCCCAGCAACTCCTCTGataagggatggggaggagggtcGTCTTGAAGGTGGGTGGAGTGACCCTTCTGTACTGTCCCCCCTGGCCAGAGACCAAGACTTGAAACGCCTGCTGTCCTGCGCCCCCCTGGCTGTGACGGAGGCCTGGCTCCCTCTGCCCCCCAGCTGAGAAGCCACACCTGAGCCTGGCTGCTGAAGAAACCGTTTTTATTGGTTGTCTTTCTCCTGGGCCCCCCAGTGAATAAAGGCCCTGTGGCTGAACCACACATTGGTACAGGGTATGCCTGGGAGAGGCAGGGCAGGCAGCCCCAGGCCTGACAGTTGCACCAGCCTCATGCTTCTCGGACTCGGCCCAGCAGGCCTGCGTTCTCTTGGCGGACTGCCCTATAGTCCTCGAGGATCTTCTCCAGATTGCTGAGCGTTTTCTTGCCAGTCTCTGTCTCAATCTGGTACAGAAAGTGAGGGTTAGGGAAGTGGCCCCCAGCTCCACTAACAAGCATGAGTCAAGCTGACCAAGGCCCCTGATAGCCAGGGTGTCTGggtgtggtggtggggggggcatTCAGTAAGTCCTGAAGGGCTTCCCAGACTTTCTTCTTCCTAACAAGAGAGAACTCTGAGAGTATGTCCACTTGGTCCCCCCAACCCCAGTGATGCTGCAGGTGATCAGAGACCAAAGAAGGGGAAGCCTAGTCAGCAGTACCAGAAACTCAAGGAACAGGCCTCATCTAGGCTTCTGTACTAGGTCAAAGGAAACGTAAGGGCCAGATGATGGTCCTGGCTCTGGGGGAGCTTCCTGGGGcctcccattcccttccctttgccCACCCTCCCGGACTCCTCACTTGCTCTTCCAGGTCTCGGACCTCCCGCAAGATGGTGCCGGTATCCTCTATGGTCTGGATGAGCTGGCTGCAATtctgggagagatggggagggtcAGGGGGCAGAAAGCCAACAGCAGGAGCTGGCCCTGGGGAATTCCACCCAACTTACTTCGTGCAGGGCTGCCAGGTACTTATAGGCCTTTCTCACCGAATCATCCTTCTTGGCATCCTGCAGGGGCACATGAGGAGAGGCAGCAGGCAACCTTTCCCCCCATAACAGCCCTTCCTGTGTGGATGGGGGCAGCTTTGCTGCTGCCTCCAAACAGCACCCGCCAAGCAGTGGCCTGACCTCAAAGCCCTTACTTCTCTCTTCCTCGGCCTGCACCTTGGCCTTTCTGGCTTACAGCTTCTTCCTGTTAagcctctccccccacccagtttGCTGTTGGTCCTAATGAAACTGACCGGGCCTGTCCTGACCTCCTCCCAGTGGCCCTttggccctccctccctccctcccagcttgGGTCCTTCTGACCCTTCAACACCTAGTGTTGGTATCTGAAGGCTTGAGGGAGGGATTAAGCCATTAAGGCTCCCAGCACCTGCCCGGGTCTGTTCGGTCCCTCTGACCAGCATCTCTCCATTTGGCTGCAAAGAAAGCTCTGCTCAAGTCTGAGCTTAGCACACACCACCTTCTAAAGTGTGCCAACCCAAGGTGATTCCAGCTCAGCTGAGGAGGCCACCACCCCAAGGGCCTCACATGGGCCCAGGTCTCCTCCTTGGCATCTAACACACTTACCTTGAAGACCAGTTCATCTGTGACGGCAAAGGTCCGGTCTAACTTGCCAGACAGAGCATTGATCTCTTTCTGAAGCAGCTTGGTATCAGAAAGAATCTGTGAGTCCcagtaaaaagagagggagatggTGGCTTAGCATGAGCTGGCCAGGCCATGGGGCTGGAAAGCAGGGGCCCCAGGCAGCCTCACCTTGGTGATCTCCTCCTTCTGCTTCCGGATGCTGCCCACGATCTCCAGGATGCGATGGGTGTAGGCAGAGCGGGCCATGTCTCCAGGCAGGGTCTCCAGCTCAGCCATCTGGGGAAGGTCCCAGGCTATTTTCCTCTCAGTCCTGAGGCCCTGCCTCTGCCTCATGTGCCCTCCCCCCCACTCAAAGCCAACCAGCCAGTGTCACTCACCAGCTGCTTGTATAAACCTTCCTTGCGGCGGGCCTCAGCGGCAGCCACTCGAACACACTCCTGCAGAGCCTGCAGCTCAGCCACCCTGTGTGATGACTCGAACTAGATAGGAAGAAGAGGGGCCCCTCAGTTTCTCCAAATGTCAAGGCTGCCTGTCCACTCCtaagtgagggaagggagggcccAGAGAATGACAACAGGGGCAGGACTGAAATGATAAAAGCCCAGCTTTGGTAGCAGAGCAACAGTGGGGGAGCAGGGAGTCACCTCTCTCTGGTCCCGATGCTTCTTCAGAGCCCGATATTCAGCCAGCAGTGGCACCCGGTGCTTCTCCCATTGGCCAGCAAGGTGGATGACACGCTGAGCACTGGCCTCCACCACCACCTGCACACAATGGGAGAGGAAAGGACAATCACCAAGGGCTCTGTGCAGTGTGCTGTGGGGAGGCCCTTGTGGGTGGCCACACTAACCTGCAGCTTGGCCAGGTTGCTGGGGGCATCAGGCAGCAAGTCGACGGCCCGGCGCTTCAGCTTCCTGGCCTGTTCCCGCTCTGTGGCGCTCAGCCAGTCCTGTCGGGCCTCTGCTTCGACCTGTAGCCCAGCTCACAGTCGgtgtcatccccccccccccccgttccccccacccccccccctcctctcctcacctggcctgtgctaaGCGTCAGTCTCTTCATAGTGGTCCCAGCTTCCTTGATGCTGTGGCCCACGAGTTCTAGGCGGCTCTGGAGAGAGGCCAGCTCTGCCTCCTGCCCTGCCTTTACCTCATGCTCCAAGCGGGTGGGGGACAGTGGGGCCAGAGGCGAGGGGAGCTCTGCAGGTACCACAGGTGGGGCACagctccccttctcttcctgggGGCATGAGGAAGACCAAAAAGGGAGACGGCTTCGTAGAGTCCCCAGCCAGTGACCTGGATATTCCATCCCTCATTGGGCCCAGGCTACTACCTGAGCAAAAGTGAATTTCTCGGCATGTGTGAACCTGGAACCCTTCCCCCAAGGCTCTCCAGAACCTGGCTCCCAGGTGAACAGGAGGTCGCCCAGCTCTCGACCTGGTCTGGGAGCCCCTGAAGTACTGGATGCAGCCTGCCCCCAGCTCTGCCTCAGCTGTTCCACCAGCCGGGGGGCCAGATACCTCCTGCAAGCCTATGgacagagaaaggggggagaTGCTCTGCATGCCTGGGCACACAAAGACTCCTGCAAACAGGGCATGTGAACAAGTGAAGGGCAGGGAGAGTGAAAGAGTGAGAGAGGATAGGAGAGGAGAGctgagcagagatgaggagagatgagacagaggcagaaagagaaagtATGCCTGGGGAATGGGGGGGAAGGCCCCTGTTCCTGGCCTCACCCTGTCTGCATCTCCAGGGGAATCTCCCTTGGGCAGGTCATGAAGCTGGGCTGTGTGCTCCTCCAGGAATGAAGCTGCTCGGACAGCCTGACAGGGCATCTGGGCAGGAACTGGCGGCACCAGGGGTCCCCCCTGGAATTCCTGCACCTCGGAGTCACCTGGTAACAGGAGGGAGACACAGC contains:
- the CCDC22 gene encoding coiled-coil domain-containing protein 22, translating into MEEADRILIHSLRQAGSAIPEDVQSLRAFTAELAVAAVVGCLQVLRPSLSSSLSPRLPPGMSARFRLGVSLAQACSDLGYPRELGYQSFLYPSEPDLRQLLLFLAERLPSDPAQESTQPSGESAILLRAVGAQVKELLAEPWVPPGLRPQKQQDCVPLKLLHFQPFILPEANASEGDSEVQEFQGGPLVPPVPAQMPCQAVRAASFLEEHTAQLHDLPKGDSPGDADRACRRYLAPRLVEQLRQSWGQAASSTSGAPRPGRELGDLLFTWEPGSGEPWGKGSRFTHAEKFTFAQEEKGSCAPPVVPAELPSPLAPLSPTRLEHEVKAGQEAELASLQSRLELVGHSIKEAGTTMKRLTLSTGQVEAEARQDWLSATEREQARKLKRRAVDLLPDAPSNLAKLQVVVEASAQRVIHLAGQWEKHRVPLLAEYRALKKHRDQREFESSHRVAELQALQECVRVAAAEARRKEGLYKQLMAELETLPGDMARSAYTHRILEIVGSIRKQKEEITKILSDTKLLQKEINALSGKLDRTFAVTDELVFKDAKKDDSVRKAYKYLAALHENCSQLIQTIEDTGTILREVRDLEEQIETETGKKTLSNLEKILEDYRAVRQENAGLLGRVREA